In Bombus pyrosoma isolate SC7728 linkage group LG2, ASM1482585v1, whole genome shotgun sequence, a genomic segment contains:
- the LOC122575001 gene encoding protein THEM6, translated as MVCACFVTILLVLYILFDVNYFLRILFTLASGRLLQKKKKIFDTTTIYGICTTQDVDLFLKHMNNARYLRELDFARFHYYDRSGIYAAVAKRGGGAVQGASSTRYRRAIPIFTPYKVTTKLIYWEDKHFYLEHEFISLTDNFVRAVVLSRQTITGLKIPVTEIIAEIEPNAQRPALTKDLELWLSSMEESSQRYKKDN; from the exons ATGGTGTGCGCCTGCTTCGTCACGATCTTACTTGTTCTCTACATACTCTTTGACGTAAATTATTTCCTCAGGATCTTGTTTACGTTAGCTTCGGGCAGGCTGttacagaagaaaaagaagattttcGATACTACTACTATCTATG GTATATGTACAACACAAGATGTGGATTTGTTTTTGAAGCACATGAATAATGCCAGATACCTTCGTGAACTGGATTTCGCACGTTTCCATTATTACGATCGCAGTGGAATTTACGCGGCCGTTGCAAAAAGAGGTGGAGGTGCAGTGCAAGGAGCTTCGTCGACTCGGTATCGTCGAGCTATTCCCATTTTTACACCTTATAAAGTTACCACGAag CTAATATATTGGGAAGATAAGCACTTCTATCTGGAACACGAGTTCATTAGTTTGACGGACAACTTCGTACGTGCAGTTGTTCTTAGCAGACAAACTATCACAGGTTTGAAGATTCCAGTTACAGAAATAATCGCTGAAATCGAACCAAACGCGCAACGGCCCGCGTTGACCAAGGATTTAGAATTATGGCTCAGTTCTATGGAAGAGTCTTCTCAGAGATATAAGAAGGATAATTGA
- the LOC122574964 gene encoding protein THEM6 produces MITCWVLAGVFGAIVLLYGLIEVHYFLRMCLTVFLARFCKKKVHILDETTVYGICTTTDVDTLLYHMNNARYLREIDFARADFYERTSLYREICSQGSGVVQGASTIRYRRFLKPLSIFKITSKIIYWDEKSVFMEHRFITPSDGFVRAIAMCRQRLLDCSAEAVIGSLMERGVKQNGNVEAGVTQIPHVRPQMPPEVARWLESNEISSAMLRQSSAATTNC; encoded by the exons ATGATAACCTGCTGGGTGTTGGCTGGTGTATTTGGAGCTATCGTGCTGCTCTATGGCCTAATAGAAGTTCACTATTTCTTGCGTATGTGCTTGACCGTGTTCCTTGCGCGTTTCTGCAAGAAGAAGGTTCATATCCTCGATGAGACCACCGTTTACG GTATTTGCACGACAACGGACGTGGACACATTACTTTATCACATGAACAATGCGAGATATCTTCGTGAGATCGATTTCGCCAGGGCGGATTTTTACGAAAGGACGAGCCTCTATCGCGAGATCTGCTCGCAAGGATCGGGCGTCGTACAAGGAGCATCGACCATTCGTTATCGCCGCTTCCTGAAACCTCTGTCCATCTTCAAAATAACTTCTAAG ATAATATATTGGGATGAGAAGTCCGTATTCATGGAACATCGGTTCATCACTCCCAGCGACGGATTCGTCAGGGCCATCGCGATGTGCAGACAAAGGCTTTTGGATTGTAGCGCCGAGGCTGTGATCGGTTCCCTTATGGAACGAGGCGTCAAGCAGAACGGTAACGTGGAGGCGGGTGTAACTCAG ATACCTCATGTCCGACCGCAGATGCCACCGGAAGTCGCCAGGTGGTTGGAAAGTAACGAAATTTCTTCGGCGATGCTTCGTCAGAGTTCAGCAGCAACGACGAATTGCTGA